One window of the Archangium primigenium genome contains the following:
- a CDS encoding M20/M25/M40 family metallo-hydrolase, producing the protein MHEMGEAAARWLVGRVGEMEQALAALVEVNSWTENPEGGRKVGALLREQLALPGLTAEVVASTRYADHLVFRSQGAPGRAPLALVGHLDTVFPPGKFEGYRVDGPLRRGPGVLDMKGGLVVIAWALKALAAAGGLERLPPLRLVVVSDEEVGSPEGTRVIREAIAGAEACLVFESGRAGDAIITRRKGTGMAVATAHGKAAHAGNAHQEGANALWALARFVDLVQQLTDYPRGLTVNVGKVTGGQGKNTVPDQAVAEVDLRFCTRADGESLVQRFHEAAREAAAGVPGTRVEVQGGVAREPLERTEASAALMDAYGACAHLSGLGRGESPLVGGGSDASTSSAMGIPSIDGLGPRGKGFHTVEEFIEVDTLVPKAQALARYLASRAG; encoded by the coding sequence ATGCACGAGATGGGTGAAGCGGCGGCGCGCTGGCTGGTGGGCCGGGTGGGGGAGATGGAGCAGGCCCTCGCCGCGCTGGTGGAGGTCAACTCGTGGACGGAGAACCCGGAGGGCGGCCGGAAGGTCGGCGCCCTGCTGCGCGAGCAGCTCGCCCTTCCCGGGCTGACGGCCGAGGTGGTGGCGAGCACCCGCTACGCGGATCACCTCGTCTTCCGCTCCCAGGGGGCTCCGGGACGCGCGCCGCTGGCGCTGGTGGGGCACCTGGACACCGTCTTTCCGCCGGGCAAGTTCGAGGGCTACCGCGTGGACGGGCCGCTGCGGCGCGGGCCGGGCGTGCTGGACATGAAGGGGGGCCTGGTCGTCATCGCCTGGGCGCTCAAGGCGCTCGCGGCGGCGGGGGGCCTGGAGCGGCTGCCGCCCCTGCGGCTGGTGGTGGTGTCGGACGAGGAGGTGGGCTCGCCCGAGGGCACGCGCGTCATCCGCGAGGCCATCGCCGGGGCCGAGGCGTGCCTCGTCTTCGAGTCGGGCCGGGCGGGGGACGCCATCATCACCCGGCGCAAGGGCACCGGCATGGCCGTGGCCACGGCCCATGGCAAGGCGGCCCACGCGGGCAATGCCCACCAGGAGGGCGCCAACGCGCTCTGGGCCCTGGCCCGGTTCGTGGACCTGGTGCAGCAGCTGACCGACTACCCGCGCGGTCTCACCGTCAACGTGGGCAAGGTGACGGGTGGACAGGGCAAGAACACGGTGCCGGACCAGGCCGTGGCGGAGGTGGACCTGCGCTTCTGCACCCGGGCGGACGGCGAGAGCCTGGTCCAGCGCTTCCACGAGGCGGCCCGGGAGGCGGCGGCGGGGGTGCCCGGTACTCGCGTGGAGGTCCAAGGAGGGGTGGCGCGCGAGCCCCTGGAGCGCACCGAGGCGTCCGCCGCCCTGATGGACGCGTACGGCGCGTGTGCGCATCTGTCGGGACTGGGCCGGGGGGAGTCCCCCCTCGTGGGCGGTGGCTCGGACGCGAGCACCTCCTCGGCCATGGGGATTCCGTCCATCGACGGGCTGGGCCCCCGGGGCAAGGGCTTCCACACGGTGGAGGAGTTCATCGAGGTG
- a CDS encoding host attachment protein — MADALWILVANASRARLFSTDERAEKWDLREELFHEESRQRSTELLNQPDNPNAGTLRKPSAENEPNGRQSLEHERFARQLAERLEQGLNERAYERLVIAAPPEFLGRLRKVISDRVHKHLMLDMRADFSNIPARELPDRIPLT, encoded by the coding sequence ATGGCGGATGCTTTGTGGATTCTGGTGGCCAATGCGAGCCGGGCCCGGCTGTTCTCGACGGACGAGCGGGCGGAGAAGTGGGACCTGCGCGAGGAGCTCTTCCACGAGGAGAGCCGGCAGCGCTCCACGGAGCTGCTCAACCAGCCGGACAACCCCAACGCCGGCACCCTGCGCAAGCCCTCCGCGGAGAACGAGCCCAATGGTCGGCAGTCCCTGGAGCATGAGCGCTTCGCCCGGCAGCTCGCCGAGCGGCTCGAGCAGGGCCTCAACGAGCGGGCGTACGAGCGGCTGGTGATCGCCGCGCCGCCGGAGTTCCTCGGCCGGCTGCGCAAGGTCATCAGCGACCGGGTGCACAAGCACCTCATGCTGGACATGCGCGCGGACTTCTCGAACATCCCCGCTCGCGAGCTGCCCGACCGCATCCCGCTCACGTGA